Below is a genomic region from Parafrankia irregularis.
TGGGTCTGCGGCGTTTGATCGCCAGCAGTGTCCTCCAGGCCCGTCCCGGACGTCCCCTGAACCGTCTGTACTTGCGTTGCAGCCATCGGACCAGGTAGCGGTCGATGGAGTAGAGGACTGGATACAATGCGGACCGTCGGAACGCCCCGAAGTAGTTGATCCAGCCCCTGGTCACCGGATTGATCTCCGATGCCAGGTCTTCGAGG
It encodes:
- a CDS encoding group II intron maturase-specific domain-containing protein, coding for LEDLASEINPVTRGWINYFGAFRRSALYPVLYSIDRYLVRWLQRKYRRFRGRPGRAWRTLLAIKRRRPTLFAHWTLSTASG